Part of the Sphingobium lignivorans genome is shown below.
AATCTCCGGGGCGCACGCCGCGCTGGCTGATTTGTGGCAAGGCCCCACGCCGCCCGCCTCGTTTGCCCGTTTCAGGCCAGCGCCATCTGCGCGACGGGCGTGAAGCTGCGTCGATGCAGCGGGCTGGGCCCGTGCGCGCGCAGGGCGGCGAGATGATCGGGCGTGCCATAGCCCTTGTTGCGCTCCCAGCCATATTGCGGATGGGCCAGCGCCGCCTCGCGCATCAGCGCATCGCGATGCTCCTTCGCGATGATGGACGCGGCGGAGATGCAGGGTTCGAGCGCATCTCCCCCGACGATCGGGCGTGCGCTCCAGCGCCATTCCGGACGGCGACCATGGGGCGTCAGATTACCATCAATGAGCACTTCAAGCGGATCGCAGCCGATGCGGGCACACAGCGCCTCCACCGCGAGAGTCATCGCCAGCATGGTCGCGCCGAAGATGTTGAGCTGGTCGATCTCCGCCACGTCGACCACGCCGATGGCCCAGTGGCATCGCCGCTTGATGGTCGCTTCCAGTTCCGCACGACGCGCTGCGCTCAGCTTCTTGCTGTCATCGAGACCCGCCGGGCGGGGCTTGCAGAGAATCACGGCCGCGGCCACCACCGGCCCGGCGAGCGGGCCCCGGCCGGCTTCGTCCACACCTGCGATCATGGCAGGCGCCAGGGCGGATAGCGGCGGTTCTCGCCAGCCGCGTACAGGCAGACGCGATTGCCGGCCGGATCGACCAGCCATGCCTCGCGCCAGCCCCAGCCCTGCGTCTGCGGCTCGCTGTCGAAGACAAGGCCGGCCGACTGAAGCTGTGCCACGCGCGCGTCCAGATCGTCGCACTCGAAATAGACCGCCGGGCTATCGCCATGGATGGAAAGCGTCGCGCCGCCGGGTGCCTCGAACCGCGCATAGCCATTGCCGGGACTGTCGACGATGAGCCGCAGGCCCAGATCCTCGTAGAAGTCGCGCGAGGCGGCATAATCCAGCATCGGTACGCTCAGCTGGTTGAGCCGCGGGGGCGGCCCGAGGTCGAGCCGTACGGTGCCATGCCCCATCGGACCATGACCCTGGCCCAGCCCCGGCGCGTCCCGCAGTGCCAGCCGCACGAAGAGACGCGCCCGCTCGATGGCCTGGGGCAGATCAAGCCCCTGCCCCAGGCCGCAGGCAATCGCGCTGGCCAGCGTGCATCCGGTGCCATGGGTATGGGGCGTATCGATGCGCGAGCCTTCCCACCGGGCGATTTCGCCTTCCGGCCCGACCAGCCGGTCGATGATCGTCTCGCCCGGCGCGTGCCCGCCTTTCACCAGCAGCATCTCGCCGCGCACCGTCAGTTCATGCTCGCCGCCCAGTGCCTCCAGCTCCGGGAGGTTGGGCGTCGTGAGAAAGGCCCAGCCCATCAGCTCGTGCAAGCTGTCGATCGTTTCCGCATCGGCCAGCGTGCCGCCGCTGCTGGCGACCATCACCGGATCGAGGACGACCGGCGCGCCGATCGTTTCCAGTCGCTCCGCGAGCGCCAGCGCCGTCTGCGCGGAGCCGATCATGCCGATCTTCACGGCATCCACGCCGATGTCGCTCACCACGCTGTCGATCTGCGCCAGAACCATCTCGGTCGGCACGGGATGGATGCTCTGCACGCCCAGCGTGTTCTGTGCCGTGATGGCCGTGATCGCCGTCATCGGATGGCCGCCCAGCATGGTGACGGTGCGGATATCCGCCTGAATGCCGGCGCCGCCGCCGGAATCGGAGCCGGCGATGATGAGGATGCGGGGAATCGTCATCAGGCGCTTTTGCCGAGTGCATCGGCCGGTGTCGAGCCATCGACAATCGAAACGCGCTCGGATCGGCTTTCAGGCTGGCCGATCGAGGTCGGTCCCAGCACACGCAAGCCATGCTGGCGAAACGAGGTCAGGGGGCGCTCGACTGATGTGCCTTCAGACCGGTCTGTCTTGTGCCCGGCCGAGGCAGGCCACGCTCAGGCGCGGAAGCGCCGCTGGGTGGCGGCGGGATGATCCACGAGCGCCTTGCCCCTGCGGGTTGGCCGGTCGAGCAGTTCGCCGCCGCAATTGGGGCAGCGGTCGTCCATCTCCTCCGCGCAGGTCGCGCAGAATGTGCATTCGAACGAGCAGATGAAGGCGCCACCTGCATCGGCCGGCAGATCGGTGCCGCAGCGCTCGCAGTCGGGGCGCATTTCAAGCATGGGTGTGACCTTGCTCAGGCATTCACGGCCGCTGCGCCAGCCACCGCGTCGCAGATGCGATCGACCACGCGCTTCACCTGTTCGCCATCATCTCCCTCCGCCATCACGCGGATCACGGGCTCGGTGCCGGAGGGACGGATGACGAGGCGGCCGATGCCTTCCAGCTCCTTCTCCGCCTGCGCGATCACCGCCTTGACGCTTTCCGCCTCCAGCGGCTTGCCCCCTGCGAAGCGGACATTCTTCAGCAGTTGCGGCACCGGCTCGAACTGGCGCAGCAGCTCGCTGGCCGGCCTGCCGCTTTCCACCAGCGCGGCAAGCACCTGCAGCGCGGCAATGGTGCCGTCACCGGTCGTCGCATAATCGCTCAGGATCATGTGGCCGGACTGCTCGCCGCCCACATTGTAGCCGCCCTGCCGCATCGCCTCGAGCACATAGCGGTCGCCCACCTTGGTGCGCACGAGCGGAATGCCCTTGTCGCCGAGCAGTCGTTCCAGCCCGAGATTGGACATGACCGTCGCCACCACGCCGCCGCCGCGCAGCGTGCCGCGCGCGGCCCAGCTCGTGCCGATGAGCGCCATGATCTGGTCGCCGTCGACGATCGCCCCGCTCTCGTCCACCACGATCAGCCGGTCGGCATCGCCGTCGAGCGCGATACCGATGTCCGCCCCGGAAGCGACCACGGTTTCCTGCAGAAGCTGCGGCGCGGTCGATCCGCAATCCTGATTGATGTTGATGCCGTTGGGCGTCACCCCGATCGGGACCAGCTCGGCACCCAGTTCCCAGAAGGTCGTGGGCGCGGTGTTGTAGGCCGCGCCATTGGCGCAATCGAGCGCGACCTTCAGCCCGTCCAGCCGCAGATGCGCCGGGAACGTGGATTTCACGAAATGGATATAGCGCCCGCGCCCGTCCTCGATCCGCCGCGCCCGGCCGATATTGGCCGGCTCAGCAAGCGGGATGTCGCCATTCTCGATCAGCGCCTCGATCTTCATTTCGTCGGCATCGGAGAGCTTGTAGCCATCGGGGCCGAACAGCTTGATGCCATTGTCGAAATAGGGATTGTGGCTGGCGGAGATCATCACACCGAGATCCGCGCGCATGGATTCTGCGAGCATCGCGACGGCCGGCGTGGGAATGGGGCCGAACTGGACCACATCCATGCCCACGCTGGTGAAGCCGGCCACCAGCGCATTTTCGATCATGTAGCCGGACAATCGCGTGTCCTTGCCGATGACGACGCGATGCCGGTGGTTGCCGCGCATGAAATGGCGGCCGGCCGCCATGCCCACTCGCATGGCCATTTCCGCGGTCATCGGCGCCGTGTTGGTGCGGCCGCGGATGCCATCCGTGCCGAAGAAGCGTCTGCTCATGGCGCTCCAGGTTTCTGTTTTGCCATATTTTTCGAGTCGCCGGATGTTCCCATCCAGCATCGATACTCTAGCGAAGGCATAGCGCAGGGCGCCAGTATTTTTCGGCCAGGTTTCTCCGCCATGTGCGCAGCGGGAGCAAAGCGCCCGTTGCGGATCCCGGGACCGGGAGCAGATCTACCGATCACGGCCGGAGGGAAAGCGCCTCGGCGCCTCCCCTCCCGGCTGCTCAGTTTGCCGTGGGCGTCACGCGAAGCCCTTCTTCCGGACGGTCATCCGTTGGCGGCGGGTCGTCGCGAAGCGTGTCGAGGTGCATCAGCTTCCTGATGACCGGTGAGACCGCCAGAACCGCGACGGCAATGCCCACCGTCCACCAGCCGATAGTCGAATAGACCGCCAGCGTGCCTTCCTTGGTCATCTCGCCGCCATGGCCCCCGGTTGCCTCGCCGATCTTGCCCGCCACGAAATTGCCGACGGCGGTCATGTAGAACCAGGCCCCCATGATGAGGCTTGCCAGATGCTTCGGCGCCAGCCGGTTCATCGCGGAAAGGCCGACAGGCGAAAGACACAGCTCACCGGTCGTCTGGAACAGGTAGACCAGGAAGACGAAGATAACCGGCGTCAGCGCCGCCATGCCGACCGACTGGGCACCCCAGACGAAGATCAGGAAAGAGAAGCCGACCTGCGCCAGCGCCAGGCCGAATTTGGCGGGCGCCGAAGGCTCCCAGCCACGCTTGCCCAGAAAGACCCAGAGCCACGCGAAGACCGGCCCCAGCAGCACGATATAGATCGGGTTGATCGACTGGAACAGCGAGGCTGGCACCCCGCCCCGGTCAACATACCGGTCCGTATAGAGATTGAGGCTGCCGCCGGCCTGCTCGAACAGGCCCCAGAAGACCGGGTTGAGCGCGATAAGGAAGAGGATTGCGAACATCCTGTCACGCGCATGGGGTTCCAGCTTCAGCGCCGAGAACATCACATAGCCGAGCAGGCCGATGCCCGAGACGATGAGCAGGTTCTGGATGATGCTCTGATATTGCACGAGGAACCAGATCACCGCGATCGAAGCGATCCCGATGCCGTAAAGCCCCCATTCGAGCTGCTTGGTGAGGAGCCGGGGCGGCTCGCCTTGCCCCATGAGCCAGGGCTTGCCGAGAATGAAGACCAGCGCGCCCAGCAACATGCCGAGACCCGCCGCGCCGAAACCATATTTCCAGCCATAGGTTTCGCCCAGCCAGCCCGCCATGATCGTGCCGATGGCCGCGCCCACGTTGATGCCGACATAGAAGATCGTATAGGCGCCGTCCCGGCGTGGATCGGTCAGGCCGTAGAGCTGGCCGACGATCACGGAGATGTTGGCCTTAAGGAAGCCCGAGCCGACAACGATGCAGGAAAGCGCGAGCCAGAAGATGTTGATCGTGGGGTCTGCCTGTCCGCCCGTTCCTTCGAACGCCATCAGCAGATGGCCAGCGGTCAGGATCAGCGCGCCGAACAGCACCGCCTTGCGCTGGCCGAGATATTTGTCCGCCAGATAGCCGCCCAGCACGGGCGTGATGTAGACGAGGCTGGTATAAGCGCCATAGACTAGATTGGCCTGCCCGTCCGCGAACAGCCAGTGCTTGGTGAGGTAGAAAATGAGCAGGGCCCGCATGCCATAATAGGAGAAGCGTTCCCACATTTCGGCAAAGAAGAGAATGTAGAGACCCTTGGGATGTCCAAGGAATTCAGGTTTCTTGCTGGATAGTCCGGCAGCGCCGCCGATCAGCAGGATCAGCAGCACACCGAGCGCGATCGCAGGTATGGTGGCCATAAAGTCTCCCATTTCGCGCGCCGGCTCCTGACCCCCAATGGCCGTCACGTGTCTGGCTGCGCGAAGATTGATCGAGCGAGACTAGAGATAAACCGGGCGCTGTGAAGCGCATTTTTTCCGCGTCTTTCTGCGAGCCGTTCGCAAAGGTCTTGGCGGCGGCGGCGCATTTCGCTAGCGCTTGGCCATGCTCAATGATCGCTCATCCCTGCTCGCTTATCTCTCCACCCGACGCTCCGGAAAGCCGCGCGACCTGGCAGAGCCCGGCCCCGACCTCGATCAGATGCGGGAAATGGTGCGGATCGCCGCGCGCACGCCCGATCATGGAAAGCTCGCACCCTGGCGGTTCGTGATCGTGCCGGGCGATCGGCGCGAGGCGCTGGCCGCCCTCCTGGCCGATGCCTATCTCGCGGAGAAGCCAGAGGCGGGCAGGATGGAGATCGAGGCCATGCACCAGTTCGCACGGCAGGCGCCTGCGCTGATCGTGGTGCTTTACTCGCCGAAGCAGAGCGCCATTCCGCTCTGGGAGCAGGAGCTTTCCGCCGGCGCCGCGACGATGAACCTGCTTCATGCGGCGCATGCCATGGGATTTGCCGGCGGCTGGCTCACCGGCTGGCCGAGCTTCAACGATCGCGTGCGCGATGCATTCGGCAGCCCGGACGAACGGATCGCCGGCTTCGTTTTCATCGGAACGCCGGCGCGCGCGCTCGAGGAACGGCCGCGCCCTGATCTGGACGATGTCCTGTCGGTCTGGGGCCAGGACTGAAAGAAGGGCGGATCGGCCCGCCGCTCGGGCCTGTCTGGTCTTAAGTTCTTGACCGATTGGCTGTATTATGTCACTGACGCAGCATGATCGACGACAACCGTCCCGTCTATCTGCGTTTGCGTGATGTCATCGCCGCAGCCATCCTGGAAGGCCGCTATGGAGATGGCGATATCCTCCCCTCCGTGCGCGCCTTCGCCGCCCAGCAAGGCGCTAATCCACTCACCGTCGCCAAGGCTTATCAGAGCTTCCAGGATGACGGGCTGGTGCAGGTGAAGCGCGGCGTCGGCATGTTCGTATCCCCCGGTGCCTCGCGCAAGTTGCGGGCCATGGAGCGCGAACGGTTCTTTTCCTCGGTCTGGCCCCCGGTCGTGGAGCAGATGAATCGCATCGGCATCACGCTGGACGAGCTGACGGACCGGACCGAAGCCTGAGGCACGGCCTCCTTCAGCCCTGCAGATTATAGCTTTTCATAAGGTCGTAGAGCGTAGGCCGGCTCACGCCGAGCATGCGGGCAGCTCCCGAGATATTGCCATCGGCACGCGTGAGGGCACGGCGGATCGCCTGCTGGTCGGCGGCTTCACGCGCGGCCCGTAGATTGATGACGCCCTCGGCACCTTCCCCGTCGACGAGATCGAGATCGGCGGCGCTCACCAGCTTCCCGTCCGCCAGAATGACCGCGCGCTTTACGCGATTTTCCAGCTCGCGCACATTGCCCGGCCAGGCCCATTCGTCGATGGCGGCGATGGCATCGGCCGCCAGCCCCTTCACTTGCGGATTGAGTTCGCGGGCATAGCGCACCACGAAATGCCGGGCCAGCAGCACAGCATCCCCGGCGCGCTCCGCCAGCGCCGGAATGCGGATCACGATTTCGGCGAGACGGTAATAGAGATCCTCGCGAAACCGCCCGTCAGCGATCATCGCTTCGAGATTCTGATGCGTCGCGCACACGATGCGGCAGTCCACAGCGATGGGCTGGCGCCCGCCGAGCCGCTCGATCACCCGCTCCTGCAGGAAGCGCAGCAGCTTCACCTGGAGGGCGAGCGGAATGTCGCCCACTTCGTCCAGGAACAGCGTGCCGCCCTCGGCCCTGCTCGATCTTGCCCGCCACCGTCCGCACGGCCCCGGTGAAAGCGCCCTTCTCATGACCGAAGAGCTCGCTTTCCAGCAGCGTCTCGGGAATGGCGGCGCAATTGATCGCAATGAATGGCCCGGATGCCCGATCGCTCGCTTCGTGCAGGCCGCGCGCCAGCAATTCCTTGCCGGTACCGCTCGCGCCGAGCAGCATCACCGTGACATTGGCATTCGCGACCCTCTCGATCATCCGGGCCACCTTGAGCATCTCCGGGGCCGCCGTGATGAGCCGCCCCAGCACCTGCCTGTCCTCGGGGGCCGCTTCGGCGAGGCGCCGGTTTTCGCTTTCGAGGGCATGGACATGGAAAGCGCGCGAGACGATGTGGCCGAGCGCTTCGATATCGATCGGCTTCTGGTAGAAGTCCCACGCCCCTTCCGCGATGGCGCGCCGCGCGCTGGCGCGCTCGCCATGCCCGGATGCGACGATCACTTTCGTCTCGGGGCGTTCGGCGAGCATCTGTGCGAGCAGCGCCATGCCTTCGCTGATGCCATCGGGGTCCGGCGGGAGCCCGAGGTCGAGCGTCACCACCGGCGGCGCCTCGCTGCGCAGGATCTCCAGGGCATCCTCACGGTTTCCGGCGATGAAGAGCTGATAATCATCATAGGCCCAGCGCAATTGCCGCTGGAGTCCGGCATCGTCCTCGACGATCAGCAGCTTGGGGCGAGTATCGGGCATCAACCGGTCTTCCGTGCCGGCACATGGCCGGTTGTGGGGGTGTCAGCCGCCTGCTTAGCGGCAAAAGGCAACCGGATCGTAAAGCATGTGCCTTCGCCCGGCCTGCTCTCGACATCCAGGCTGCCACCCATGGCGGATATGAGCAGCCGGGCTTCATGGGCCCCGAGGCCGAAGCCGTCCGCCTTGGTGGAGCTGAAAGGACGGAACAGCTCGTCCCGGATGAACGCGGGCGCCATTCCCTCGCCGCGGTCGATCACGCGAAGGCAGGCAGCCCCCTCCTCCTCGGAGAGCATGATCTGCACGATCCGGCCGGCCGGGCTTGCCTCGATCGCGTTGCGGACCAGATGCGCCATCGCGCGGGATAAACTATCGGCGTCGCCCCGAACGGGTCGCATCGCGTCACCGGTCACTTCGACCAGCCCGAGGCCGGCGGCCCAGTTCGGCGCCAGCGTGCGGACCAGCGGCCCCAGCACCATGCTCGCCGTCTCGCGCGGCGGTGCGCCCGGACGACCCAGCCGCTGGAGCAGTTCGGTCATGCGGGACGCGGTCTCCCGGAGCGTGAGCACCATGTCTTCCCGAAAGGCAGGATTGTCCGCATGACGCTGGGCATTGCTGGCCAACAAGGTCATGTGACTCACCAGATTCTTGAGATCGTGCAGGATGAAGGCGAAGCGGCGATTGAACTCGTCGAAGCGTTGCGCCTCGGCGAGCGCCGCGCGGCTGCGCGCCTCGCTGATGCGCGTCGCCGCCTCATTGCACACCACGCGCAGCACATCGAGATCCTCCCAGTCGAGCCGTCGCCCGCCCGGCGGCTGCGCGAGCAGGATCGCCCCGACGAGCTGTTCGTGGTGGACAAGCGGCGCAATGGCCCAGGCGTCGGCGCTCCGGCGCATCCAGTCCGGCAGCATGGCGCCATAACGAGGCCAGTCCGCCGCGACATCGACGATCCAGCTGCGCCGGGCCATCTCGTTCGCGAGCTCCGGCGCAAGCTGCTCTGGGGGAGTGCTGCGCTCCGGCCATCGCCACTGGCGCGCGCAGGCCAGGCATCCTTCGGCATCGCCGAGATAAAGCGCCGCCGCCGGCGCATCCACGGCCTCGGCGATCGCGCGCGTGATCCGTGCATCAAGCGGTACGGTCTCCTCGGCATTGTCCGCGACGTTCGCCGCGAAACGGAGCCAGAGTGCGCGATAATCATATCGATGCGCGAAGAGATGCTTCGATATCGCCACCCGCAGCCATGAACGCAGCGAGGCCGAGGGCATCAGCGCGAGCACGGATACCGCCAGCGCGAACAACATCGCCGACTGCGTCAACCGGCCGAGCGGCGCCGCGATCTCGCCGGAGAACATCGCCGCCATCACCACGACCAGCACATAGAGTGCGATGATGCCGAGCGAGACGAGCCGCATCATGACCGTCCGGGAGAGCGCGATGCGACGCGTGCCGTCCGTTCGCAAGCCGACGGCCAGTAGCACGGTCGCCAGAGCCATGACGAAGCCGCGCATCGGCGCCACTGCCTCGACGGGCCCGCCAAGGAGCCATGCCAGGATATAGTGGTTGAAATCATAGGCCCACATGAGCGCCATGGCGCCCCCGACCCAGATTTCGCGGCGGGCGCCGGCAGTCTCCTCCCTGTGGACCGACAGGCCATGAAGCATGACCAGCGCGCCGAGCGCGAAGATATCGCGCAGCAGCCAGCTCGCTTCAAAGACCGGCAACAGCGCGGTGCGGACCGACGCCCCTTCGCCGATCACCAGATCGAGGCAAAGCTGCATGCTCAGCAGGAAGGCCAGCGCGACGAGCACCAACTGCCGGCCGCGATGCGCTCCGGCTCCGTCGGGCCTGCGCCTCAGATAGTAGGCCAGAACCGCGAGCCATGCGCCGTTGCGAACGGTCTCGGCGACTCCGTCCGCGATCAGATCCACGCGCAATACCCCGGCAAGGGCATGGCGCAGCGACCACAGGGCCGTCACCGCAAGCGCGACCACCAGCAGCCGACCCTCGTGCAACCGGCCGAAACGGCGCGACGTCAGGATGGCGAGACTGGCGAGCAGGGCCGCGGCAAGGGCATGCCCCGCATGGCCGGCGATCATCCAGAGCGAAGGCATGGACGCGCGCGCCCTACCGGGCGCCCTCGGGCCACAGGATCACCCGCAAGGTCTGGAGAATGATGAGCAGATCGAGAAACGGCGAATAATTCTTCGCATAATAGAGATCATATTCGAGCTTGTGCCGCGCATCCTCGATCGACGCGCCATAGGGATAATTGATCTGGGCCCAGCCGGTAATTCCCGGCTTCACCATGTGGCGCTCCGCATAATAACGAAGCTGCTGCTCGAGATCGGACACGAATTGCTGCCGCTCGGGCCGTGGGCCCACGAAGCTCATGTCGCCTTTGAGTACATTCCAGGCCTGGGGCAGTTCGTCGATGCGCA
Proteins encoded:
- a CDS encoding nitroreductase family protein is translated as MLNDRSSLLAYLSTRRSGKPRDLAEPGPDLDQMREMVRIAARTPDHGKLAPWRFVIVPGDRREALAALLADAYLAEKPEAGRMEIEAMHQFARQAPALIVVLYSPKQSAIPLWEQELSAGAATMNLLHAAHAMGFAGGWLTGWPSFNDRVRDAFGSPDERIAGFVFIGTPARALEERPRPDLDDVLSVWGQD
- the thiD gene encoding bifunctional hydroxymethylpyrimidine kinase/phosphomethylpyrimidine kinase, which gives rise to MTIPRILIIAGSDSGGGAGIQADIRTVTMLGGHPMTAITAITAQNTLGVQSIHPVPTEMVLAQIDSVVSDIGVDAVKIGMIGSAQTALALAERLETIGAPVVLDPVMVASSGGTLADAETIDSLHELMGWAFLTTPNLPELEALGGEHELTVRGEMLLVKGGHAPGETIIDRLVGPEGEIARWEGSRIDTPHTHGTGCTLASAIACGLGQGLDLPQAIERARLFVRLALRDAPGLGQGHGPMGHGTVRLDLGPPPRLNQLSVPMLDYAASRDFYEDLGLRLIVDSPGNGYARFEAPGGATLSIHGDSPAVYFECDDLDARVAQLQSAGLVFDSEPQTQGWGWREAWLVDPAGNRVCLYAAGENRRYPPWRLP
- a CDS encoding ribonuclease HII, whose amino-acid sequence is MIAGVDEAGRGPLAGPVVAAAVILCKPRPAGLDDSKKLSAARRAELEATIKRRCHWAIGVVDVAEIDQLNIFGATMLAMTLAVEALCARIGCDPLEVLIDGNLTPHGRRPEWRWSARPIVGGDALEPCISAASIIAKEHRDALMREAALAHPQYGWERNKGYGTPDHLAALRAHGPSPLHRRSFTPVAQMALA
- the prsK gene encoding XrtA/PEP-CTERM system histidine kinase PrsK, giving the protein MPSLWMIAGHAGHALAAALLASLAILTSRRFGRLHEGRLLVVALAVTALWSLRHALAGVLRVDLIADGVAETVRNGAWLAVLAYYLRRRPDGAGAHRGRQLVLVALAFLLSMQLCLDLVIGEGASVRTALLPVFEASWLLRDIFALGALVMLHGLSVHREETAGARREIWVGGAMALMWAYDFNHYILAWLLGGPVEAVAPMRGFVMALATVLLAVGLRTDGTRRIALSRTVMMRLVSLGIIALYVLVVVMAAMFSGEIAAPLGRLTQSAMLFALAVSVLALMPSASLRSWLRVAISKHLFAHRYDYRALWLRFAANVADNAEETVPLDARITRAIAEAVDAPAAALYLGDAEGCLACARQWRWPERSTPPEQLAPELANEMARRSWIVDVAADWPRYGAMLPDWMRRSADAWAIAPLVHHEQLVGAILLAQPPGGRRLDWEDLDVLRVVCNEAATRISEARSRAALAEAQRFDEFNRRFAFILHDLKNLVSHMTLLASNAQRHADNPAFREDMVLTLRETASRMTELLQRLGRPGAPPRETASMVLGPLVRTLAPNWAAGLGLVEVTGDAMRPVRGDADSLSRAMAHLVRNAIEASPAGRIVQIMLSEEEGAACLRVIDRGEGMAPAFIRDELFRPFSSTKADGFGLGAHEARLLISAMGGSLDVESRPGEGTCFTIRLPFAAKQAADTPTTGHVPARKTG
- the glmM gene encoding phosphoglucosamine mutase; its protein translation is MSRRFFGTDGIRGRTNTAPMTAEMAMRVGMAAGRHFMRGNHRHRVVIGKDTRLSGYMIENALVAGFTSVGMDVVQFGPIPTPAVAMLAESMRADLGVMISASHNPYFDNGIKLFGPDGYKLSDADEMKIEALIENGDIPLAEPANIGRARRIEDGRGRYIHFVKSTFPAHLRLDGLKVALDCANGAAYNTAPTTFWELGAELVPIGVTPNGININQDCGSTAPQLLQETVVASGADIGIALDGDADRLIVVDESGAIVDGDQIMALIGTSWAARGTLRGGGVVATVMSNLGLERLLGDKGIPLVRTKVGDRYVLEAMRQGGYNVGGEQSGHMILSDYATTGDGTIAALQVLAALVESGRPASELLRQFEPVPQLLKNVRFAGGKPLEAESVKAVIAQAEKELEGIGRLVIRPSGTEPVIRVMAEGDDGEQVKRVVDRICDAVAGAAAVNA
- a CDS encoding peptide MFS transporter; translated protein: MATIPAIALGVLLILLIGGAAGLSSKKPEFLGHPKGLYILFFAEMWERFSYYGMRALLIFYLTKHWLFADGQANLVYGAYTSLVYITPVLGGYLADKYLGQRKAVLFGALILTAGHLLMAFEGTGGQADPTINIFWLALSCIVVGSGFLKANISVIVGQLYGLTDPRRDGAYTIFYVGINVGAAIGTIMAGWLGETYGWKYGFGAAGLGMLLGALVFILGKPWLMGQGEPPRLLTKQLEWGLYGIGIASIAVIWFLVQYQSIIQNLLIVSGIGLLGYVMFSALKLEPHARDRMFAILFLIALNPVFWGLFEQAGGSLNLYTDRYVDRGGVPASLFQSINPIYIVLLGPVFAWLWVFLGKRGWEPSAPAKFGLALAQVGFSFLIFVWGAQSVGMAALTPVIFVFLVYLFQTTGELCLSPVGLSAMNRLAPKHLASLIMGAWFYMTAVGNFVAGKIGEATGGHGGEMTKEGTLAVYSTIGWWTVGIAVAVLAVSPVIRKLMHLDTLRDDPPPTDDRPEEGLRVTPTAN
- a CDS encoding GntR family transcriptional regulator, with product MIDDNRPVYLRLRDVIAAAILEGRYGDGDILPSVRAFAAQQGANPLTVAKAYQSFQDDGLVQVKRGVGMFVSPGASRKLRAMERERFFSSVWPPVVEQMNRIGITLDELTDRTEA
- a CDS encoding DUF1272 domain-containing protein, which encodes MLEMRPDCERCGTDLPADAGGAFICSFECTFCATCAEEMDDRCPNCGGELLDRPTRRGKALVDHPAATQRRFRA